GATTCCTTAGATTTCCTTCTGAGTAATCCACAAATGGAGGACATTCAAACGTCAGCTTTAaatactccttcgataccaacataATACAGACACAGTTTGAAAATGTTACTTGAAGTATGGGTACAGTATGGGTACAGTATAGTAtagtacacacacacacacacacacacatacacacatacacatacacatacacatacacatacacacatacacacacacatacataaatacatacacatacacatacacatacacatacacatacacatacacatacacatacatacataaatacaaacatacatgcatgcatgcatgcatatacacacacatgcacacacattTCAGTAAGAACCCATTTGTTCAACGCATCCTAATTCTTTTATTGGGTTTGttcgttttattttgatttaaacCTTCGAGTATGGAAACTGTCTTGCAAGTTTTCATACGAAAAACAATTCACTTAGTGGATCCTTTGCTTCTTgtatagaaggaaaaagaagctaTGCTTGCGTACTCTGACAGTCCACAGGAATGTATTTCGCTGAATTTTTGTCGTGTGTCAGTTTAACACAAAACGAACGAACTCATCAGAGAACTTGGATGAGGGTcttgaaaaaagagttttacTCGGCACCTATATATAGAAAATAACCTAAATTGAGTCAAGTTGAATGGATTAGTAAATGTTACTTTCTGTAACCTGTATTGTGCAGACCAACAgctaatttctgcaaaaaaatttctttcggtATCACCGTCACAGGCtaatcgtttctttttcagagaagTACCAAGGAAGAAGGGTTCCAAAAAATCGAAGTCAAAAACTAGTAAGACTTCGCGAACTTTTAATTTATAGGTTGCAGAAATTGTCCATGATATAGGAGAATTTGTGAAggcttccaaaaaaaaagttcagcgGTTGCAGAcgagaaatcgaaaaaaaaaacgaaagaagccAGAAAAATGTGCAATACATGGAATTCGTCACCCACAAAGCCCCTCTCCCTCCGGCTGATCCCCGATACATAGGACGGAACCGTGTGAAGTACACACCGAAAGCGGCGCTACCCACCAATTCCTGAATGTGGCGCCCTAGTTCCACAGGCTCCACCAGCACACCCCGGCTGATTTGGCCCTGCATTTCCGTAACATCCTGCAGCTCGCTTCCCATGATAACTATAACATAAAATCTATTAGATTTTGCAGAGTTACACTGCAAACGAACACTACTGAGTGAGAAAAGTCGACAGTAATCTAAGACACGCATCCTTCCAGATCATCAAAACTTATTTCCCCCTGCGAACTAACACAGATGCCAGGAATTTGTTTCAGTATAaccgtcttctttttttacgctTTATTACTTGATTAAattgtgttgtgttgttgtaatacttgttttttttgtagaatctggcaaaaagaagaaaaagaagtctaAAAGAAGTAAACGACAATCAGTTGGGTCGGCACCAGGAACAGAACAGCCTACTCCTAACGTCGCTGCATCAGATGGTGGAGGAGATAAGAAGTAACtgtgaataaaattttctttgttctgtGTTTCACATCAAATCTTGAAACAGACGACAGACAGGAAAGAGTTAGATGAGCATTTAGTCACTGTCATTTGGTAAATCTTCCTATGAGAGGCATTTCTCTATCTACTCTATGTGTATCCTTCTATCTCTTTCAGATTCCATATTTACCCTCAACATATTTTAATGAATAAACTCTTCAGTGACGTCTCTAACCCATTCCatcaatccaaaaaaaaaatcccgggCTTCCACTGCTCCCGGATCTTAGGAACAGTTCTTCACCAGCATCACTGACGGGTCTCGCGTGCGATGTCCTTTCGTTCTGATCAGTTCGATGTCTTAGTACTTGATCATATCGGCGTCATCTCATCATCAGTGAAGATTTTCAATCTTGGCCTGTTGAATACGCAGATCCATCGCAGACAGTCTTGTGTTGGAGGCTAATTCAACAAGTAAGATCTACCAGGTCTACTCTGAGGAGGATCAGAAACTTACTAGTCGGTTGGTTGCAGGTTTCTGGTCAAACCGGTCCATGAGATACAATTTGTGCGTGAACATGCCTTCTCCTACTCGGACACTATAATACaatcctggcacagcagaagtGAGGAGTCCGTTCCACGGAACGGAACTGCGACTGAGTCTGAGCATAGGGCAGTTTTGATCAGTCAACCTCGATTTATCACTTTATCTATTGGCTGGGGATCGAGTCGAAAGATCGCTGGAAATTCACTACTTGGCATAAAGACGCCTATTTTCGTATTTCGGATTATTATTCACCGTACTAGCCACCCGTAAAATGTCATGAATTCCCGAACGGGATGAATAAAATAGGCTACTCCTCGCAGATGGAGAAGCAACAACTGAAGGCTGCGACCGTTTCACAAACGCTACAACTAAAAGGACCATTAAAGTCAAACAGAAAAGAGCAAATTCATAGTGCTCGCCTGTAAACACGTTTTACTGCCAGAAATATGTATCCTGAAGATGTCGAAAACTAACGGTCGTCCTGAGTAAATTCATTCGTTTTATCACGAATACTCACACGATTTTACTGCGCAATGAATCGAAATGAAGTAGATCTTAGATCCACATACTTCACTATGGCCGAGTCGCATGGAGAATGATTGAAAAAGATGTTATCAGAAAAATGTTGGACGTAAAAAGTTGTCATAAGAACAAATGAATGTAGTGCAGCCTAAAATTAAGAGATAACTTACATGTAAGCAATAGATCTCAACAAAATACCAGTAAAACCTAAATattgtagggtcaaaacgacacgcagcacttacgcaattgcgtacgcgtcCTCTCTCTAGGCGCTTCGGAGGAGCGCAGCGGCTAGGAGTGCGGTGAAACCCCTGTTGGCagcccatcgctgcagttcgcaacggtcccacctcggttccaactgctgcctccaccgcgccgtttcgagcgtgtacgcaagtgcaccgcgACCACACTCGTGATTCTGCACAATGGATTTGCTTACGTGCTCGAAACGGGGCGGTGGAGACAACAGTTGGCACTgaggtaggaccatcgcaaactgcagcgaccacaccgcttcgagcgccaCCGCTTGcgcaagtgcaccgtgcttcatgtcgtttttactctACTATGTTTCATACAAAGAAAACCGAAGCACATACGGCgaggtcaaaatgacctgaagcctAGGGCAAATGCGTGCACGGTTTGACTGGCCAAACGGCGAACCGTCAATGACCTGCGAATTGCTTGAGTGAGCCCAGAACGTACGCGTACTTTTGGGAAGGATATCCGATATTTAGAGGACAGTAGAAGGATATTTCACATCTCTGGCAAAGAATGGAAAGGTTCTATAGAACAGCAACACATCAGGAAAATAAGAGCATTAAGATGTCTATACGAATGGATAGGGTTTAGGTTGTAGCTCACGAGTGTTAACGCAATCACGTTCATTTCCCCCGAGTTGTCTTTTTGCGACTCACACTACACTGTGAAGGGTGAGGAAGCAGCAGCGTAGACTTGCGAGACCTCTCCGCGACAAGCGATGCAATAAAAATGCTCGCATACTTCTTACTACGTAGTGCTCCGCTCGCAGGAAGAGCCTAGGCGTTACCcgtcgttgttgttgtcgcGCGGATCAAACAAGCACAGTCACCCAAGTAAGAGAACAAATAAGAGAAGAGGCGCACTAAAGCTTCCAGAGAACAGTCTAGAAGACGGCCTTCCGCATTCTGTGCAGCCAGCAGTATTCGGTGCTCTCTGAGCCTTCCAAGGCGAACAAAGCCACTGCCTAATATCTTGGCACGAGATATTAGGCAATGGCTTTGTTCGCCTTGGAAGGCTCCATCAAGGGACGCCCAATCTGGTGTCTCGTTCCCGCAAGTCCGTAAAAGTTCGTTGCGACCGTTTTGGAAAAGAGCAAATGACGTCAGACTGCACAAAGCGACTTTGCGAAAGTCTGCCTTTTATTACGGAAAGTTTTTGCTACCGTTCCGCAGATTTGTTTTGCtgtggtggttttttttcgttttccgcACTAGAGCGCAGTCCGACCAGCAGCTGGACCTCTGCATGCTCGGAACGAATTCCTAAAGCACAAATAAAAGACGTCGTCAAAGATGCTAGAAAAGTCAGACGAATTCTTACCTGCAGACGACGTGGGCTATGTGCAGGTCTCTTTCTTCAGTGAGGAGGAAAAGTAAGTGCTTGAATGGATATTGATTGCGCACATCTGGAAAACCTTCCGACTATCTTggacttttctttcaaagaagaaagtttcGAAGTATGTGTTGGtgcctttttgtttgtttttttttagattgaaaaatatttcgacCGCTGTATTCGATGTCCCGTTGTCTGCAACTTATGAGAACCTGAATGCGCTTGTGAACAAAACGATTTCAACACTCCAAGGTACCTATTTTTCTGACATTCATTCTCAATAGGGAAGAATCGTTCtcaattttgttgtttgtctCGGGAGATTCTAATTGTCGTACATCTATTCTGGAGGAGACCCGGGTTATTCCTATATTATTAGCTTCACAATCTAATCCCAACTTTGACGTACGGCTATGAATACGTCATCTCTTAAACTTATGCACTGCCTACTACACAGATTTTAATTAGACTTGAAAACAATAGGATTAAGTCAATGCATTGATTTAGACTTAGGTGTGCATATTGTCAACGAAATCGGTCTTACGTTTGTTCCACTTATTTCTGAAACTGCTATGCTATTCGAAGTTAAACGTCCTCAAGAGGCTGTTTAAATCCGGGCCGATGAGCCTGGTTAAGCAGAAGCTCGTCAGTGTCAGAGGAACATATTTTGCTCAAAACGACTCACCATCTGCATGGAAAATAAGGAGTAAAAACTtgtgaaaaaacgaaattattcCTATGCACCTAAGAGTTTAGTTTCTTTTCCAGATGACTGGATTGAAAAACGTTTTGAATTACTCATTGGCGAAACATTCGTGCGATCGTCGCTGGCCGAGTTCATCGAGGAGCACGACGTTGATACGGTGATCAGCTGTAATATTTTTCGCCGAAACTGATATGTTGAACTCCTAGGTATATTTTTAGGAAAGGGTTTTAAAGATTGAATGTATATTAGGAAAAGAAGCTCCACATGCTGTGCAGGATATCGCAGCCCCTGATTGGGTCTCCTCTATTGAGATATCGTCCGGACAGTAGGTTCACACTACTTTTTTCACATCGTATTTCATATTTGCCTCCACAGTTTCCATTAGTTTATAATACTGGTATAAACTTGGACAGTTCTAGCATTTTCTCTACAACATATAGTGGAGAAATTGTGGTGATAAATAGAGAAGGCAAAAAGGTTCTCGAAAGCCATAGGGACAAAGGGAGTGCGTATAAATGTGGAGTTCTACTTGGTAATGAGAAAGGtgcttgtttcttttctgcttaTCAATACTGTTCTTGCTACTTACTAGTAATGATCTACTCTGCAGAACCGAAGAAGCTGGAAGATCAGCGAATCGTAGTTGGTGGTGAGAACCAAGTAATCACCTTGTTTGAAGTGGAAAGTGGGACCCTTGTCCCGAAGGTTAATACTCACATAACGCTTATCATTTCTTGGAACATCAGCAAGAACTTTGGTTCATTTTTTAGACTCTTTTTCGAGGACATGAAAGGAGTGTCGAGTCTTTGGACGCGAACCCTGACTGCTCTCGTCTAGTTTCAGGCGCTTTCG
The Necator americanus strain Aroian chromosome I, whole genome shotgun sequence genome window above contains:
- a CDS encoding hypothetical protein (NECATOR_CHRI.G2553.T1), yielding MLEKSDEFLPADDVGYVQVSFFSEEEKLKNISTAVFDVPLSATYENLNALVNKTISTLQDDWIEKRFELLIGETFVRSSLAEFIEEHDVDTERVLKIECILGKEAPHAVQDIAAPDWVSSIEISSGHIFSTTYSGEIVVINREGKKVLESHRDKGSAYKCGVLLGNEKEPKKLEDQRIVVGGENQVITLFEVESGTLVPKTLFRGHERSVESLDANPDCSRLVSGAFDSTIKVWNLESDEDTVFDKTTNKDKHAKKRKENFITKVPMVTLAGHKDAVVALKWCMWNNNQVVSASWDHSITVWDLQLAGEVSRIRGSKAFTSIDVNKKSGLVISSSTDAVPRLYDPRSHDGSVVKQSFIGHTGWVTCVRWSPDDDSCFVSSSFDKSLKIWDVRSSKTSLFDLYGHEDRVLCCTWSGSLIASGSADSTVKVYATP